Proteins from a genomic interval of Lolium perenne isolate Kyuss_39 chromosome 1, Kyuss_2.0, whole genome shotgun sequence:
- the LOC127309368 gene encoding uncharacterized protein isoform X2 encodes MIPFSSAVAAEVRALVQGADGSTIDSIYRELCQLADCSPDGCILLLQVCFDEVLLSVGVAKNSQSKQYLLATIFRYCLDKPYFSTCFCEALKTVSVSDVFLETLSNELDLSRAERVGIGLSLSDSENIGLNLKGQRFSIAQIEELCENPAQHISNDQIHDIVVFIHRTDGLSKHMDSLTNIISLFKVKDTPFHVPLPIQAGNVWPASRHTELCAGSLDDDFDSLLSEIGKEISMADIITELGYGCTADIAHCKDVLAPFEPLNDLGISKLLGAVVSSTLGLDEANNTYSTFISAFGNSQTSDSIQSTAWNINVLVDSINEIAPRTNWTTVMENLDHEGFNIPDEGAFRLLMSIYSRACKDPFPLHAICGSLWKNLEGQLSFLKHAVAAPVHTFTFKHCSRKMVFPELANIQGNQAWYCLDLLEVLCQLAELGFATSVRSMLDYPLSHCPEVLFLGVSHINTAYNLLQYEVLSCVFPAILKDTKHNSLLKYLWHLNPSLTLRGFVDAHSDISCLLRIVDICQDLKILSVVLDFTSLAFSIKLATVSFRNDNSNLEKWITEKLSAQREAFIEECIKFLKEIVVNTTYDAEGVIQQSEATIANICWESCPLFIKVLQSHSGQLLTNQLVDEVSRVEAAYESRNHGAVGRKIPTPEGGSDDIEAQANIYFHQMFSEQISTDAMIQMLARFKESTNKRELAIFNCMISNLFEEYKFFPKYPDTELKLAAILMGSLIKHQLVAHLGLGIALRNVLDALRKSIDSKMFMFGTAALEQFMDRLIEWPQYCNHILQISHLRGTHAELVSAIERALAKISSSQNEPNSSSIFPVDQHGSGSLSIGSIEASEASWQFINPPTQLERSPSSFPLQQRHQGFLGERSKGSTNSIQAKNILSVSQPFSSIPAVSSITQKVTAPPSSQSSPHHSTTISTPSQSTNFLRPRSSAPSGTRSSYTTGFGAALNIETLVAAAERRDTSVEAPPSEVQDKIFFMINNISISNLEAKAKEFNEVFQEQYYPWFAQYMVMKRASIEPNFHDLYLKFFDKVNSKLLNREMVKATYENCKALLQSDLIKSSSEERSLLKNLGSWLGKLTIGRNQTLRAKEIDPKILIVEAYERGLMIAVVPFTSKILEPCHSSIAYRPPNPWTMGILSLLAEIYNLPNLKMNLKFDIEVLFKNLSVDMKDVKPSSFLKDRIRQIEGNPDFSNKDVSASQTPVVAEVSSGMIPAKKLVEVQPELISTSRSTSLPNMLNQYAPPLRLPPNSMVEDDKVALRMPDQISPSQTSSPSPALFTLSQLMAAIPRADIYFRINEKLSSLGSLQYSKIMDVALDKAIKEIIGPVIQRSVTIATRTTKELIIKDLAMESDDSAVSRAAHLMVGTLAGSLAHVTSKEPLRVALSSHLRSLIQNLNNNSESTEQIVHILINDNLDLGCALIETVATRKAVEMIDGEIKQPFSQLRRQKELLGSGYYDAFPYTQGLARVPDALRPKPAGLLCATQQRVYEDFITVWHSQSSQNAGATTSATALTVAPGNSSIPRLYSPNLVQPSDLVPEESDHGTTQLLSVSTQLGASDTFAPTSLTSVFPSMSSNDAPVGEPTVATENCYQDLGTTIPLPPTAAVDRMESVFAEPLNTEDALERYQQVALKIEALIASDGEDSEIQSVIAEVPDILYRCVSRDEAALAMAQKVFRNLYENASKGTSVTGILATLVAICDVCKLVVKEITSWVMYCDEDKKFNVDIITGLIRSEILNLGDYDVNLAKIIDSGRNKGATEFAISLVQTLITQEPNGVSKLYNVVDVLSKLAIGPGSPESLQQLIEIARSNFNNAASFAAMKDEKVLSGRASMYKEENDTALADGVSFQDQVAVLFSDWCHIYDHPIMGDSEYSHYIAQLQQHGLLKGDDLTDRFFHILTELAVTHTVVSEQLIAPGGIPQQPAQQLQISYFSIDSYSKLVTLVFKYCVNIAPNKGSLLPKILFVTARTIQKDAEEKKVSFNPRPYFRLFINLLSELSTADLHDAATFQVLTAFANAFHVLQPLRVPAWSFAWLELVSHRSFMPKLLLCNSQKGWPLFQGLLVDLFKFMEPYLRNAEMGQPIHLLYKGTLRVLLVLLHDFPEFLCDYHLSFCDVIPPSCIQMRNVILSAFPRNMRLPDPSTPNLKIDLLPEISKAPRIMSDVESALKAKQMKTQVDEYLKRPEGSSFLTDLKQKLLLPLNEANVAGTRYNVPLINSLVVYVGIQAVQQLQHNKENASAQQINQSSQVEIFQIETATEVFQNLIVNMDTEGRYLVLNAIANQLRYPNNHTHYFSFIILYLFAEATQDIVQEQITRVLLERLIVNRPHPWGLLITFVELIKNPRYSFWARPFTHCAPEIERLFESVARSCGGKAVDEGVVLADGSH; translated from the exons ATGATCCCCTTCAGCTCGGCCGTCGCCGCCGAGGTCCGCGCCCTCGTCCAGGGCGCCGACGGCTCCACCATCGATTCAATCTACCGCGAGCTCTGCCAG TTAGCAGACTGCAGTCCTGATGGTTGCATTTTACTGCTTCAAGTTTGTTTCGATGAAGTGTTGCTGAGTGTTGGGGTGGCAAAAAATTCCCAATCAAAACAATATCTTTTAGCCACTATTTTCAGATATTGTCTGGATAAACCATACTTCAGCACCTGTTTTTGTGAAGCACTGAAGACAGTCTCTGTCAGTGATGTTTTCCTTGAAACATTGTCAAATGAACTTGATCTATCAAGAGCCGAGAGGGTTGGTATCGGACTTTCCCTGTCAGATTCTGAGAATATAGGATTGAATCTGAAAG GCCAAAGATTTTCAATTGCTCAAATCGAGGAGTTGTgtgaaaatcctgcacaacatatATCAAATGACCAAATTCATGATATTGTTGTGTTTATTCACCGTACTGATGGCCTCTCAAAGCACATGGATTCTCTTACTAACATTATTTCCCTATTCAAAGTCAAAGACACGCCATTCCATGTTCCTCTCCCTATTCAGGCTGGCAATGTTTGGCCAGCTTCAAG ACATACAGAGCTATGTGCTGGTAGCTTAGATGATGATTTTGATTCCCTTTTATCTGAAATTGGGAAAGAAATAAGCATGGCTGACATCATTACTGAATTGGGCTATGGATGTACTGCTGATATTGCACATTGTAAAGATGTACTAGCACCTTTTGAGCCCCTCAATGATTTGGGAATATCTAAGTTGCTTGGGGCTGTTGTTTCCTCTACCCTTGGTCTTGATGAGGCTAATAATACGTATTCAACATTCATTTCGGCTTTCGGCAACAGCCAAACAAGTGACTCAATTCAATCAACGGCATGGAATATCAATGTTCTTGTGGATTCAATTAATGAAATT GCCCCAAGAACTAACTGGACCACTGTAATGGAAAACCTTGACCATGAGGGTTTCAATATCCCTGATGAAGGAGCTTTTCGTTTATTGATGTCTATATATTCCCGTGCTTGCAAG GATCCATTTCCCCTTCATGCCATCTGTGGATCGCTGTGGAAGAATTTAGAAGGGCAATTATCATTCTTGAAACATGCAGTGGCCGCCCCTGTTCATACATTTACATTTAAACATTGTTCCAGGAAGATG GTATTTCCCGAATTGGCTAATATCCAAGGCAATCAGGCTTGGTACTGCCTAGACCTTTTGGAGGTGTTATGCCAGCTTGCTGAGCTTGGGTTTGCAACATCAGTGCGATCGATGCTGGACTATCCATTAAGTCATTGTCCAGAAGTCTTATTTCTTGGTGTTAGCCACATTAAT ACTGCGTATAATCTCCTCCAGTATGAAGTACTGTCTTGTGTTTTCCCTGCTATACTCAAGGACACTAAACATAACAGTCTATTGAAATATCTCTGGCATCTCAACCCTTCTCTTACCCTTCGAGGATTTGTTGATGCCCATTCTGATATAAGTTGTCTTTTGAGGATTGTTGATATATGTCAAGACCTAAAG ATCCTATCTGTGGTACTTGATTTTACTTCTTTAGCATTTAGCATCAAACTTGCTACAGTTTCCTTTCGAAATGATAATAGCAACCTGGAGAAATGGATCACTGAAAAATTGAGTGCACAGAGAGAGGCTTTTATTGAG GAATGTATTAAATTCTTGAAAGAAATTGTGGTCAATACAACTTATGATGCCGAAGGTGTCATCCAGCAATCTGAAGCTACAATCGCGAATATTTGCTGGGAATCTTGTCCTTTATTTATAAAG GTTCTTCAGTCTCACTCAGGGCAGCTGTTGACTAACCAACTGGTGGATGAAGTAAGTAGAGTGGAAGCTGCATATGAATCAAGGAATCATGGTGCTGTAGGAAGGAAAATTCCTACTCCCGAGGGAGGTTCTGATGACATTGAAGCACAGGCAAATATATATTTTCACCAGATGTTTTCAGAACAGATAAGCACTGATGCTATGATACAAATGCTTGCACGCTTCAAAGAGTCTACAAACAAGAG GGAGCTAGCAATTTTCAATTGCATGATCTCAAACTTGTTTGAAGAGTACAAGTTCTTCCCAAAGTATCCAGATACAGAGCTTAAGTTAGCTGCTATTCTTATGG GCTCGCTCATTAAACATCAACTTGTGGCTCACCTGGGACTTGGAATTGCTCTACGTAATGTTCTTGATGCTTTGCGTAAATCTATTGATTCAAAG ATGTTTATGTTCGGTACGGCAGCTCTCGAGCAGTTCATGGATCGTCTAATAGAGTGGCCACAATACTGCAACCATATATTGCAGATCTCACATCTTCGTGGAACACATGCCGAATTAGTCTCTGCAATTGAGCGAGCACTTGCCAAGATATCATCAAGTCAAAATGAACCAAATAGTAGCAGCATATTTCCTGTGGATCAGCATGGTTCTGGTTCACTGTCTATTGGGAGCATAGAG GCTTCTGAAGCGTCATGGCAGTTCATTAATCCTCCAACACAACTAGAACGGTCGCCTTCTTCTTTTCCACTGCAACAGAGACACCAGGGTTTTCTTGGGGAGAGGTCCAAGGGTTCTACAAACAGCATTCAAGCTAAGAACATTTTATCTGTCAGTCAACCTTTTTCTTCGATACCTGCTGTTTCGTCTATCACTCAAAAG GTTACTGCGCCGCCATCCTCACAATCTTCTCCCCACCATTCTACCACTATTTCAACTCCATCACAATCTACTAATTTTCTGAGGCCCAGAAGTTCAGCTCCTTCAG GCACTCGATCTTCGTACACAACAGGATTTGGAGCTGCTTTAAATATTGAGACTCTTGTTGCTGCAGCAGAACGACGAGATACATCAGTTGAG GCCCCTCCCTCTGAAGTTCAAGACAAGATTTTTTTCATGATCAACAACATCTCCATTTCTAATTTGGAAGCTAAGGCAAAAGAATTTAATGAGGTTTTCCAGGAACAGTACTATCCTTGGTTTGCACAATACATGGTCATGAAAAG GGCAAGCATCGAACCTAATTTTCATGACTTGTATTTGAAGTTCTTCGACAAAGTGAACTCAAAATTGTTGAATAGAGAAATGGTGAAAGCTACATATGAGAACTGCAAG GCCTTGTTGCAATCGGATCTTATCAAATCAAGTTCTGAAGAGAGATCGTTGCTAAAAAATCTGGGTAGTTGGCTAGGAAAGCTCACTATTGGAAGGAATCAAACATTACGAGCAAAGGAAATTGACCCCAAAATTCTTATAGTTGAG GCATACGAAAGGGGGCTGATGATTGCAGTAGTTCCGTTCACTTCAAAG ATTCTTGAACCTTGCCATTCAAGTATAGCATATCGTCCTCCAAATCCATGGACAATGGGTATTCTTAGCCTACTTGCAGAGATCTATAATCTACCAAATCTCAAGATGAACCTGAAGTTTGACATTGAG GTCTTGTTTAAGAACCTCAGTGTGGACATGAAGGATGTAAAACCATCTTCTTTTCTGAAAGATCGTATTCGCCAAATTGAAGGAAATCCGGATTTTTCAAATAAAGATGTCAGTGCATCTCAAACACCAGTGGTTGCAGAGGTTTCCTCTGGTATGATTCCAGCCAAAAAGCTTGTGGAAGTGCAACCAGAGTTAATTAGTACCTCCCGGTCTACTAGCCTCCCAAATATGTTAAACCAG TATGCACCACctcttcggcttcctccaaacagcATGGTAGAAGACGATAAGGTTGCTTTAAGAATGCCCGATCAGATTTCACCTTCACAGACATCGTCTCCATCGCCTGCTCTGTTTACTCTTAGTCAG CTTATGGCAGCGATCCCACGCGCGGATATATATTTCAGAATTAATGAAAAGCTTAGCTCTCTTGGTTCACTACAATATAGCAA aATCATGGATGTTGCTTTGGATAAGGCTATTAAAGAAATTATAGGCCCTGTTATCCAGAGAAGTGTTACAATAGCTACCCGAACCACTAAGGAACTTATTATTAAG GATTTAGCAATGGAATCTGATGACAGTGCCGTATCTCGTGCTGCACATTTGATGGTTGGCACACTAGCTGGAAGTCTAGCTCATGTAACTTCCAAG GAGCCTCTTCGTGTTGCTTTGTCGTCTCATCTTCGAAGTCTCATTCAGAACCTGAATAACAACAGCGAAAGCACTGAGCAGATTGTTCATATTCTGATCAATGACAATCTCGATCTTGGATGTGCCCTAATAGAGACTGTTGCGACACGCAAG GCTGTTGAGATGATTGATGGAGAAATCAAGCAGCCCTTTTCACAGCTAAGGAGGCAGAAAGAGTTACTTGGTTCTGGATATTATGATGCTTTTCCTTACACTCAAGGTCTTGCGCGTGTCCCGGATGCACTTCGGCCAAAGCCTGCTGGTCTTTTATGCGCTACCCAACAACGAGTTTATGAG GACTTCATTACTGTATGGCACAGCCAGAGTAGTCAAAATGCTGGAGCTACCACTTCTGCTACAGCCTTGACTGTTGCTCCGGGCAATTCCAGTATACCTCGACTTTATAGCCCAAATTTGGTACAGCCATCAGATCTGGTTCCGGAAGAGTCTGATCATGGTACTACGCAACTTTTAAG TGTTTCCACACAACTTGGTGCAAGTGACACTTTTGCCCCCACAAGCCTTACATCTGTATTCCCCTCTATGTCATCTAATGATGCCCCAGTGGGTGAACCAACAGTTGCGACTGAA AACTGCTACCAGGATCTAGGTACAACCATACCTCTTCCACCTACGGCTGCTGTTGATCGCATGGAATCTGTTTTCGCTGAACCTCTGAATACTGAAGATGCATTGGAGAGATACCAACAGGTTGCACTGAAG ATTGAAGCCTTGATTGCCAGTGACGGTGAAGACTCAGAAATTCAG TCTGTTATTGCGGAAGTTCCTGATATCTTATACAGATGTGTAAGTCGAGATGAAGCTGCATTAGCTATGGCACAAAAG GTTTTCAGAAATTTGTATGAAAATGCATCAAAGGGTACTTCTGTTACAGGGATTCTAGCAACTTTAGTTGCAATATGTGATGTTTGCAAACTTGTTGTTAAAGAGATAACAAGCTGG GTAATGTATTGTGATGAAGATAAGAAGTTTAACGTCGACATAATTACTGGATTAATTCGTTCTGAGATTCTTAATCTTGGAGATTACGATGTTAATCTAGCAAAGATCATTGATAGTGGAAGAAACA AGGGTGCAACGGAGTTTGCTATATCACTTGTCCAGACATTGATCACTCAAGAACCCAATGGCGTCTCCAAGCTTTATAATGTTGTCGATGTATTATCAAAG CTTGCGATCGGGCCTGGTTCACCAGAATCGTTGCAGCAGTTGATTGAGATTGCAAGGAGTAATTTCAACAACGCTGCTAGCTTTGCTGCCATGAAGGATGAAAAG GTTTTATCTGGCCGTGCTTCGATGTATAAAGAAGAAAACGATACTGCTTTAGCAGATGGTGTTAGTTTTCAAGACCAG GTTGCAGTCTTATTCTCAGATTGGTGCCACATATATGATCATCCAATTATGGGTGATTCAGAATATAGTCATTACATTGCGCAGTTGCAACAACATGGCTTGCTTAAGGGAGATGATTTGACTGACCGCTTCTTCCATATTCTCACG GAACTTGCTGTCACACACACTGTTGTCTCTGAGCAACTTATTGCTCCTGGTGGAATACCTCAGCAACCTGCCCAGCAACTCCAGATTTCATATTTCTCGATTGATTCATATTCGAAGCTTGTGACTTTAGTGTTCAAG TACTGCGTGAATATAGCACCAAATAAAGGCAGCCTTCTTCCGAAG ATTCTCTTCGTAACTGCTAGGACCATTCAGAAAGATGCTGAAGAAAAAAAAGTTTCTTTCAACCCTCGGCCATATTTTAGATTATTTATAAATTTGCTAAGTGAGCTTAGTACCGCTGACCTTCATGATGCTGCTACTTTTCAG GTTTTGACTGCGTTTGCAAATGCTTTCCATGTGCTGCAACCTCTGAGAGTTCCTGCATGGAG CTTTGCTTGGCTCGAATTGGTAAGTCATAGAAGCTTCATGCCAAAGTTGCTGTTGTGCAATTCACAGAAGGGCTGGCCATTATTCCAGGGGCTGCTTGTTGATTTGTTCAAATTCATGGAACCATATCTAAGAAATGCTGAAATGGGACAACCT ATTCATCTTTTATACAAGGGAACTTTGAGAGTGCTACTTGTTCTACTCCATGACTTCCCTGAATTTCTTTGCGACTACCACCTCAGTTTCTGTGATGTGATTCCCCCAAGCTGCATTCAAATGCGCAATGTTATTCTGAGTGCTTTCCCACGCAATATGAGACTTCCAGATCCCTCTACTCCTAATTTGAAG ATTGATCTGCTACCTGAAATTTCAAAAGCTCCAAGAATCATGTCTGATGTGGAAAGTGCTTTAAAGGCAAAACAAATGAAAACTCAGGTTGACGAGTACCTCAAG AGACCAGAAGGTTCATCCTTTTTAACCGATTTAAAGCAGAAGTTACTGCTGCCTCTAAATGAAGCAAATGTGGCTGGAACTCGTTATAATGTTCCCTTGATTAATTCGCTTGTCGTTTATGTCGGCATCCAG GCTGTGCAACAGTTGCAGCATAACAAGGAGAATGCATCAGCACAGCAAATCAACCAAAGTTCCCAGGTGGAGATTTTTCAGATTGAAACAGCTACCGAGGTCTTCCAGAATCTGATAGTGAATATGGATACTGAAGGCCGTTACCTCGTCCTGAACGCAATTGCTAACCAACTGCGCTATCCAAACAATCACACCCATTACTTCTCCTTCATCATTCTGTACTTGTTTGCTGAGGCAACACAG GATATTGTACAGGAGCAGATAACAAGAGTTCTTTTAGAACGTCTAATAGTTAACCGTCCTCATCCGTGGGGATTACTAATTACTTTTGTTGAGCTCATAAAG AACCCACGGTACAGCTTTTGGGCTCGGCCCTTTACACATTGCGCACCCGAGATTGAGAGGTTGTTTGAGTCTGTTGCAAGGTCTTGTGGAGGAAAAGCTGTGGACGAGGGAGTTGTTTTAGCTGACGGTAGCCATTAG